The Psychrobacter sp. LV10R520-6 genome includes a region encoding these proteins:
- the rpmB gene encoding 50S ribosomal protein L28, which yields MSRVCQVTGKRPMVGNNVSHANNKTRRRFLPNLQRHRFWVESENRFVRLRISTKGMRIIDKLGIDKVLADLRAQGQKV from the coding sequence ATGTCTAGAGTTTGCCAAGTGACTGGAAAGCGCCCTATGGTGGGTAATAATGTTTCGCACGCAAACAACAAAACCCGTCGTCGCTTTCTACCAAACCTTCAACGCCATCGTTTTTGGGTAGAATCTGAAAATCGTTTTGTGCGTCTACGTATATCTACTAAAGGTATGCGCATCATTGACAAACTAGGTATCGATAAAGTGTTAGCAGATTTGCGCGCACAAGGTCAAAAAGTTTAA
- the rpmG gene encoding 50S ribosomal protein L33 has product MRDKIKLVSTAGTGYYYTTTKNKRTMPGKMEIKKFDPKIRQHVIFKEAKIK; this is encoded by the coding sequence ATGAGAGATAAAATCAAGTTGGTATCAACTGCTGGTACTGGGTATTATTACACCACTACCAAAAACAAGCGCACGATGCCTGGCAAAATGGAAATCAAAAAGTTTGATCCAAAAATTCGCCAGCATGTGATCTTTAAAGAAGCAAAAATCAAATAA
- the rpe gene encoding ribulose-phosphate 3-epimerase, with the protein MICPSKRYLIAPSILSADFARLGEEVERVLASGADVIHFDVMDNHYVPNLTFGSMICKALRDYGIDAPIDVHLMVSPVDGMIEQFLEAGASIITFHPEASGHVDRSLQLIKDGGAKCGLVFNPATPLHYLDYVMDKVDQILLMSVNPGFGGQSFIDSTLDKVREVRKLIDDSGRDIRLEVDGGIKSNNIRAIAEAGADMFVAGSAIFNQQDYSAAITAMREELALANNGSI; encoded by the coding sequence ATGATTTGTCCCTCTAAGCGATATCTGATTGCCCCCTCTATCTTATCTGCTGACTTTGCGCGCCTAGGTGAGGAAGTTGAGCGGGTATTGGCATCCGGTGCTGACGTGATTCATTTTGATGTGATGGACAATCACTATGTACCGAACCTCACCTTTGGTAGTATGATATGTAAGGCGCTGCGCGATTACGGCATAGATGCTCCTATTGACGTGCATTTGATGGTGTCCCCAGTAGACGGCATGATTGAACAGTTCTTAGAAGCAGGGGCCAGCATCATTACCTTCCATCCAGAAGCCAGTGGCCACGTCGATCGCTCGCTACAACTTATTAAAGATGGCGGTGCGAAATGTGGGTTGGTATTCAATCCTGCTACCCCGTTACATTATCTAGATTATGTGATGGACAAAGTCGATCAAATCTTATTGATGAGCGTGAACCCGGGGTTTGGTGGCCAATCATTTATTGACAGCACCTTAGATAAGGTACGTGAAGTCCGTAAGCTTATCGACGACAGTGGCCGCGACATTAGATTAGAGGTGGATGGGGGTATTAAATCCAATAACATTCGCGCTATTGCCGAAGCGGGTGCTGATATGTTCGTTGCCGGTTCTGCTATTTTCAACCAACAGGACTATAGCGCTGCTATTACCGCCATGCGCGAAGAGTTAGCATTAGCAAATAACGGTTCGATTTAA
- a CDS encoding TIGR03643 family protein: MSRVIEMAWEDRTPFAAIEYSYGLTETNVITLMRQQLKPSSFRLWRQRVTGRATKHQAKRTFMVGRAYCKTQYKPR; the protein is encoded by the coding sequence ATGTCACGGGTGATAGAGATGGCATGGGAAGATAGAACGCCGTTTGCAGCGATAGAGTATAGCTACGGACTCACTGAAACTAATGTCATTACCTTAATGCGTCAGCAGTTAAAACCCTCTTCTTTTCGGTTATGGCGGCAGCGGGTGACGGGTCGTGCTACTAAGCATCAAGCGAAACGTACATTTATGGTAGGCCGTGCCTATTGTAAAACTCAATATAAGCCACGATAG
- the fghA gene encoding S-formylglutathione hydrolase, translated as MNDYYAHSLPASSKLTQKSVNRCFDGEQHYYSHASEATKTSMTFSIYLPDEALAGHSCPAILYLSGLTCNADNVTHKAHFQQKCSELGMIFIAPDSSPRSAPRSDNNENDSVPNDERYFVGQGASYYVDATCAPWSEHFNMQTYIVDELYDLLHVEFAINSIGVMGHSMGGHGALLLGFKFPSKFVSVSALSPVCSASESAWGQAAYTEYFGDDKALWTESDASQTIESVGRQYSTILVDQGAADGFLADGQLQTPKLQQACEKAQQPLTLRYQAGHDHSYYFIQTVINDHIEHHWRMAQMS; from the coding sequence ATGAATGATTATTACGCCCACAGTCTACCGGCTAGCTCAAAGCTGACGCAAAAAAGTGTCAATCGCTGCTTTGATGGTGAGCAACATTATTATAGTCATGCCTCAGAGGCAACCAAGACCTCTATGACTTTTAGTATCTATTTGCCTGATGAGGCGCTGGCAGGCCATAGTTGCCCTGCGATTTTGTATCTATCAGGCCTCACTTGTAATGCGGATAACGTGACTCATAAGGCTCATTTTCAACAAAAATGTAGCGAGCTTGGCATGATATTTATTGCGCCAGATAGCTCTCCTCGAAGTGCGCCACGTAGCGATAATAATGAAAATGATAGCGTGCCAAACGATGAGCGCTATTTTGTCGGACAAGGGGCGAGCTATTATGTCGATGCCACTTGCGCGCCGTGGTCAGAACATTTTAATATGCAAACCTATATCGTCGATGAGCTATATGATTTGCTGCATGTTGAGTTTGCAATTAATAGTATCGGTGTCATGGGGCACTCTATGGGTGGTCACGGCGCGCTACTATTAGGTTTTAAATTTCCCAGTAAGTTTGTCAGCGTCTCAGCGCTATCACCGGTATGTTCGGCTAGTGAATCAGCATGGGGGCAGGCGGCCTATACCGAATATTTTGGCGATGATAAGGCTTTGTGGACCGAGTCCGATGCGTCGCAGACGATTGAGTCTGTCGGACGTCAATACTCAACTATATTGGTTGACCAAGGTGCCGCAGACGGCTTCTTAGCGGATGGGCAATTACAGACGCCTAAGTTACAACAGGCTTGCGAGAAGGCACAACAGCCATTGACGCTACGTTATCAAGCGGGTCATGACCACAGCTATTATTTTATTCAGACCGTAATTAACGATCATATCGAACATCATTGGCGCATGGCACAAATGAGCTAA
- a CDS encoding C13 family peptidase: protein MSLSSLKTISLQRFSLNFAANIIAALWMLVGSTRAFSWVKPTFIQFALFALLALGSNVLFSWLAAENGSVFNEQGMVSYLIWPMMILLSGIILARRSGNQTLVFVPVVLWLVADTLSALLQSMVQFLGSYGWLPDWSYSFLPILFLILFLWQTLALLWVFSRRLRTPWWERIIVLVGAVALLTIWQRNVADQPIFKQIPVQPVLAEAALYEQPRLLQQALDSINPSVSGKTDWYFMGVAGFADQNVFRSEINKVRQLFDVRFGTSGNSLALINNTYSWLDEPIASKRSILRGLKKIGQQMDTDEDVLLLTLSSHGDQDIIQLANPPLEMDNLDAEWLREALDASGIRWRVIVVSACYSGSFIDELASPTTVVITASAADKMSFGCTNTAEMTYFGQAFFAESLRENTSFAAAFKDASLRVSEREGFMGFEPSEPQMVVGSLMETALPAFEQVLFDSSRPSVANITNANEISDATINIGADTISNTASNVAVTNE from the coding sequence TTGTCACTCTCGTCACTTAAAACCATCTCTCTTCAGCGCTTTTCGCTTAATTTCGCTGCCAATATCATTGCCGCTCTATGGATGTTGGTAGGGTCAACGCGCGCGTTCTCTTGGGTTAAACCAACTTTTATACAGTTTGCACTATTTGCGCTATTGGCGCTCGGTAGCAACGTGCTGTTTTCTTGGTTGGCAGCCGAAAACGGTAGCGTATTTAACGAGCAAGGAATGGTCAGCTATTTGATCTGGCCGATGATGATCCTATTGAGCGGTATTATTCTTGCACGGCGCTCTGGCAATCAAACGCTAGTATTTGTACCGGTAGTGCTGTGGTTGGTTGCCGATACGTTATCAGCGCTACTACAAAGCATGGTGCAGTTTTTGGGTAGTTATGGCTGGCTGCCGGACTGGAGCTACTCGTTCTTACCAATATTATTTCTAATACTGTTTTTATGGCAGACGCTGGCGCTATTGTGGGTCTTTTCTCGCCGCCTGCGTACTCCTTGGTGGGAGCGCATTATAGTATTGGTAGGGGCGGTGGCGCTATTAACCATCTGGCAACGTAATGTCGCAGACCAACCTATCTTTAAGCAAATTCCCGTACAACCCGTATTAGCAGAAGCGGCATTGTACGAGCAGCCACGCCTGCTACAGCAAGCTTTAGATAGCATTAATCCAAGCGTATCTGGCAAAACTGACTGGTACTTTATGGGTGTGGCAGGGTTTGCAGACCAGAACGTGTTTCGCTCGGAGATTAATAAGGTGCGGCAGTTGTTTGATGTGCGTTTTGGCACCAGCGGTAATTCGCTCGCTTTGATTAATAATACTTATAGTTGGCTAGATGAACCAATTGCTAGCAAAAGGAGTATTCTGCGTGGGCTAAAAAAGATTGGCCAGCAGATGGATACCGATGAAGATGTGTTATTACTGACCCTATCGTCGCATGGAGATCAGGACATCATTCAACTGGCGAACCCGCCTCTTGAGATGGATAATTTAGATGCAGAGTGGTTACGTGAAGCATTAGACGCTTCGGGTATTCGCTGGCGGGTGATTGTGGTATCTGCCTGTTACTCAGGATCATTTATTGATGAGCTGGCTTCGCCAACTACCGTCGTTATCACGGCTTCAGCAGCTGATAAGATGTCGTTTGGCTGTACCAATACTGCAGAGATGACTTATTTTGGTCAAGCGTTTTTTGCTGAGAGCTTGCGTGAGAACACTAGTTTTGCGGCCGCTTTTAAAGACGCTAGCTTGCGAGTCAGTGAGCGCGAAGGTTTTATGGGTTTTGAGCCCTCTGAGCCGCAGATGGTCGTGGGCAGTCTGATGGAAACTGCGCTACCTGCTTTTGAGCAAGTATTGTTCGATAGTTCGCGGCCCTCTGTAGCGAATATAACTAATGCTAATGAAATTAGTGACGCTACGATCAATATTGGGGCTGATACGATATCTAATACCGCATCTAATGTAGCAGTAACTAATGAGTGA